Proteins encoded by one window of Tissierellales bacterium:
- a CDS encoding DUF2247 family protein, whose amino-acid sequence MIKIEDFKKYNFIITWKLINIGFRGSDMFRDQLLVKDILNFAIEKLEGDNYDETVCELASEYEDNIDKIDYLIKKLASDENSDFNLELRKWRTIFIAKEIEGKNDNLIDGLMHLGEIWVRLGFPEDSPHIFQGRNNNITPEEYYTQENYDYLYEKHIEWLQNEIQFIKRNQS is encoded by the coding sequence ATGATTAAAATTGAAGATTTCAAAAAATACAATTTTATAATAACTTGGAAATTAATAAACATAGGATTTAGAGGAAGCGATATGTTTCGAGATCAATTGTTAGTGAAAGATATATTAAATTTTGCGATTGAAAAGTTAGAAGGAGATAATTATGATGAAACTGTATGCGAACTAGCAAGTGAATATGAGGATAACATAGATAAGATTGATTATTTAATAAAAAAATTGGCTAGTGATGAAAATAGTGACTTTAATTTAGAATTAAGGAAGTGGAGAACTATTTTTATAGCCAAAGAAATAGAAGGTAAAAATGATAATTTAATCGACGGATTAATGCATTTAGGTGAAATATGGGTGAGATTAGGATTTCCAGAGGATTCTCCACATATATTTCAGGGGCGGAATAATAATATTACCCCTGAAGAGTATTATACACAGGAGAACTATGATTATTTATATGAAAAGCATATAGAATGGCTCCAAAATGAAATTCAATTTATTAAGCGTAATCAATCATAA